TTGCAGTTATTGGAGATAGAAGTGGTATTGTTTCACCAATTGCTGCTGAAGCTGCTCCTGCTCAATCAAAAGAAGGTGGAAAAATCATAGCTACCGGTAAACTTGGTGAAATCGCTAATGAATCAGTTCAAAATGTAAGTGCATTAATTAAAAAATACACTAACAAGGATATTTCTGATTATGATATTCATGTTCAGTTTATTCAAACTTACGACGGTGTAGAAGGGGACAGTGCAAGTGTTTCAATAGCTACTGCAGTAATTTCTGCTGTTGAGGATATTCCTATTGATCAGACTGTTGCATTAACCGGATCTTTAAATGTTCGTGGGGATGTAATGCCTATTGGTGGTGCTACAGCTAAAATTGAAGCTGCTGCAGAATCCGGAATTAAAAAAGTATTGATTCCTAAGTCTAACATGAAAGATGTTATGCTTGAGAAAAAATATGAAGACATGATTGAGATAGTTCCAACTGAAACTTTAAGTGATGTATTGGAAAATATTTTAATTAGCGGCAGTAAAAAAGACCGTTTAATTGAAAAAATGAGAAATTTAAGTTCCAAAGTTGCAAGTAAAGTTTCCAAATCTCAAATTGAAAAACCAGCTACTAACTAAGTTGGTTTTTATTATTCTTTTTTTTTATTTTAAATTTTTTCAATCGCATTTTTATAACGAAAACATAATATATTAATAATTTTATATTAATATAATATATTAGAAGTTGAAATGTGATTGATATGGGTGTTAAAATTCGTTTTAATGTAGCTAAGTTTGGAGCTAAGGTAGCTTCTCAGGTATCTAAATTTGGATTTGGAAGTGGTAATAATCTTCCGGGATATGTTTTTTATAAGATTGCTGGAAAGGAAGCACTAAAAGATTTGGCTCATGAAATGAGTATTGGACCTATTTTAATCACAGGAACCAACGGAAAAACTACTACAACAACTCTTTTAATTAAATTGCTTTCTGCTGATACGAAAATCAGAAAAAGCTTTGAAAGCAATACTATTCATGCAATAACTACAGGTATTTTAAAAGGTGATGGGGATCTTGGTGTTTTTGAATATGGAATCAGAAATAAGAGCTATGGAATTCCGGACACTGTTCAGAGACTTATTGATCCTGTAGGTGTTGTTTATACAACAATTTCACGTGAACATTCACAGGTAGCAGGTGTTAAAAATCCCTTTGAGGAATATGTAGATGCCAAATCTCTACTTTCACAGGGTATGACTCGGGGAGTTGTTATTTCTAATGCAGATGATCCTGTAACAGCAAATATTGCTTGCAATAAACGAAATGACCTGCATGTTAATTTTTATGGATTGGCCATTGATAGTATTAATGATATTTTCGAATCAGACAGTCCAAATTGTCCAAGGTGTGGCAAAAAGCTTGAATATTCTCAAAAATTCTTGAATCACAGAGGAATTTACAGTTGCTGCTGCGGTTTTAAACGCCATGAACCTAATGTTAAATTGATTGGTGCTGACTTTAAGCCTGATAATTGGGATTTGACAATTGAAGGAAATTTATATAATTATACAAACAATAAGGATATTTCATTTGAAGTAAGTATAAATGTTCCTCCATTCGGATTCCATAATATTTACAACACATTGGCTTCCATTTGCACATATGCTACTTTTACTCCAAAAATAGACAATATTGAAAATACTATTAAAGAGGTTTTCAATAATTTGGACATGTCTTTTATTCCTCCTGGAAGATTTGAAGTAGTTAAATTAAATGACAAATATGTTGGTTTGGGACAGGGAGATAATGGTGATGCAGCTAAAATCAATGCATTATTTATGAATCAGTATATTGACGGTCCTTTAGAATTTATTTACACAACTCCTGATGAAAATGAGGAAGAAATATTTGAAGACCATCTGGAAGTTATTAAAAATTTAAATCCTGACCATATGATTGTTGTTCCCGGAAGAAAATCCATTGAAAAAGCTAAGGAATATTATAACATAATATCTGAAGAATATGATAATGCTGATTTTTATCCATTAAGCTATGATAAAATGGATGAAAGGATTAGAAAACTGGTGGATTTGGCTGAAACTTCAGATTATAATTATGTGATTATGACAGGCTGCGGTGAAGAGCAGGAAATGTGGGAAAATATAAAACAAAAATTAATCAATAAATAATATTGCTTTCAATTATATTATTTATTGTTTTATAGAAGTTGTCTTCGCTTTTTTTGATTTGTCTAAATGATGAATCGATTTTACATCCGCATAAATCACAGCTGCCGATAAGGAAGTCATTGCTGTTTTTTTTAATCAGGATTCCGAAGTACTCTTCTTTTAAATCCCCATATTTTTGAAATTCTTCACTGCTGAGACTTATAGTTTTATCTTCAATGGAAAAAATATCGCATTCATTAAACATAGGTATAAAAGCGAGCATTCCGAAAGTTATAAAGATATTTTCATGTTTAAGGACTTTTAAGACTTTTTCAACATAGCTGTCTTCATTTTCAATTCCATATTTTTTTAATTCACCAATGTTGTTGGAACCCATTGTGCAATTATCACGGATTATACAAATAGCTAGTTGAGGGTCTATATAATTATCACATTTAGCTACAATATTTTCAATACTTTTTTCAATATTCATTAATAACACCTTCGTAACTTTCACATAATGAAAGAATCTCTTCAATTTTTGGAATTTGATTGAGCCAATCTATAGGAATTGAATCAAATCCATAATAAATTCCAGAAAGCCCACCACAAACAGCTGCAATAGTATCAGTATCTCCACCTAAATTAACAGCTTTCAGGACACTGTATTTATAATTGTCAGTAGTTTCCAAACAATAAATGACACTTTCCAGAGTGTCTATTACATAACCTGAACTTTTAATATTCTCTTTTAAATCATCATTAAAAATTCTCTCAAAATGTTTAAGCTCTTCTGAATCTTTGTAATGTTTTCTGATTTTATCGCAGGCTATTTTAACATGTTCTTTAATTGTTAAATTATCTGAAATCATTGATTTGGCCAGTTCAACATAAAATACGCAGGCTATTTTTGATCTTAAATGGCCATGAGTTAAGCCGGATATATTTTCAATTGTTTCATAGTCAATGTCATGGATAAAGGCCAGAGGCAAAATTCTCATTAGAGATCCGTTTCCATTATCTCTTTCACTGACTCCTCCACATTTTAAAGCTTCAAAACCATTTTTAAACCTTAATAATGATTCATAAGTTGTGTTGCCGTAATCAAAAGTTTCTCCATACTGAGTGTATTTGCCATTAAGAAGCCATTCTAAAAACTCGCTTTGGATATCTTCATAGTCAATAGTCTTTTTATTGCAGATGCTGCTCATAGTAGCCAGGGTCATTGAAGTATCATCTGAATAAGTTCCGGGTGGCATATTGTATGTTCCGTAACCTGTTATAGTTTTAACCGGATTTTTTTGGAGTGTTTCACGGGAACTGAACTCCGCCGGAACACCTAAAGCATCACCGACAACAAATCCACAAATACCTGCTTTGATTTTCATAGATATAGTTATATCTTTAAAGTTGATATAAATAGCAGTTTCAAATTCATAAATTATAATTATCACTTCAAATAATTATTTAACATGGTGATTCTCAAAACACAGAATTTAATTTTAAGGTCATGGAAGGTAGATGATGCTGAAGAGTTGTATCATCATGCTAAAAATCCAAAAATTGGTCCGATTGCAGGGTGGCCACCACATAAAAATGTTGAAAATAGTTTGGAGATAATTCAAACTGTTTTTGCAAAGGATGAAACTTATGCCATAACTTTAAATGGTCAAATTATAGGATGTGTGGGTTTGCTTGTTTATCCTGACGGAAATCATTATTGGGGAGAAAATAATGCAGAACTTGGATATTGGATTGCAGAAGAATTTTGGGGAAATAATTATGCATGTGAAGCATCTGAGAAACTTTTAATACATGGTTTTAAGGATTTAAAGTTAAATAAAATATTTGCTTCATTTAGAAAAAATAACCTTCAGTCAAAAAGGGTTCTTGAAAAATTAAATTTTAAATACTTTGATGAACTACAAAATATTGATTATACCGGAAAATGCTATCTGGAAATTGTAATGAGTTTAGAAAATAATGACACTGGATGATAATATGGAAACATTGGAAGCAATTAATAAAAGAAAAAGCATTCGTGCTTATAAGGATGAGCAAATAACGAAAGAGGAATTAGACACAATTATAGGAGTAGCTAATAAAGCCCCAAATGCAGGACCATTTCAAGTTAGTGTAATTCAAAATAAAGAGTTTTTAAGTGAAATAAATGATAAAACTAAAGAGTTCATGTTAAATTCTGAAGGTTTTATGCGCCAGAGAGCTTCTATTCCAGGTTATGAGCCATTATATGGTGCTCCAACTTTAATTGTTATTTCTGCACCTGAGGGTCCTTTTTCTCAAATAAATGTTTCAGCATCTGCAACAACAATGATTTTGGCAGCTACTGATTTGGGATTGGCTACATGTTATGTTGTATCTCCAATAGCTATTTTAACTCAGCTTAAAGATAAATTAAACCTTCCTGAAGATTTCATACCAGTTTCAGGTATTTTAGTTGGTTATGAAGCTCCCTGTGATATTCCATCTCCTGAACGTGAAATTCCAGATAATATAAATTTTATTGGTTAGATAATTATGGTTAGAATTTGTAAAAATTGCGGATTTGAGAATCAGGACAGCTATGACTTTTGTGCCAAATGCGGAACTCCATTAGTGGAAGGGCTCCAGCCCAACACATTCTTTGTTTATAGAAATGTGGAACAGGGAATTAGTAGGAAATTTATAATTATTTCTTATATAATTACCATATTTTTTTCATTTGGAGGTTTTCTTATGGATCTGGTAGCTAGAAATACTTCAATGGGTTTTTTTAGCTTCTTTGGATTTTTCATGCCGTTTTTCCTAATTCAGGCACAGGATAATAATATTAAAAAGCATGGTTTCATCCAATTGTTCATATCTCTTGTTGGATTTATTCTGTTTGTAAGAACTTTACCATTGTAAAAAAAGAGTTTTTAGTATTGTTTTTAAAAAACAATACTTTTTTTTAAATTTAAACAAAATGTATTTTCATATCTCCAGTTAATAAACATTCTGGAATTGCCAAATAATTCATGTGGAAATCACCCATTGCTTTATCAGCTGCATCTCCACGGTCCATTCCGTCACCCCAGTCGTATTGGCGAATATCGGATATGATGTCTCCGCCAAATATTTTCTCGGCTGCATTATTATTTACTGTTATGATAATATTTGGAGATATATTGTAAGTGTATTCCATTATTTCTTTAGCTGCTCCGTAAGGATTGTCGGGATCATCTAAATGAATGTTGTGTAGTGTTTGATGCTGTGCGTTAAATGAACTTCCCGGATAAATCCAGTTAAATCCACCGGTTAAATTCCATGTGGCACCCATGTCAACACCAGGAATACCTCCTTCACTTTCGTCTTCAGCTATTATTAACACACTAGAAGTTGCAGCTATTCCCACTATAACAATGACAGCAAGTATTATAACTGCAAAAATAATTCTTCCAATTTTCATGATTTACAATTGTTTTTAGCATTAATATAGTTAACTTTTTTTATGTTAAAATCAAATATTAATTATTATATTAATTTTTGGTGATAATGTGATTATTGGTGGTTCAGCATCTCAAGATTTGGCCGCTCATGTGGCAGAAGAGTTAAATGATGATTTATGTTATGTAGAAACTAAAAAATTCCCAGATGGCGAAAGATATTTGCGTGTTGATGGTGAGATTGATGATGAAGTTACTGTTATTCAATCTACAGGATATCCTCAGGATGAAAATTTGATGGAATTGCTGTTTTTAATATCAAATCTTAAAGACCTCGGAGCAAAAAAAGTTAGGGTTGTTGTTCCATATATGGGTTATGCAAGACAGGAAAAACGTTTTCATGATGGGGAAGCAGTTTCTGCAAAAATTGTAGCTAATTTAATTCAATCTGCAGGTGCTGATGAATTTATTACATTTAATATTCATGAAAAATGTGTTTTGGACTTTTTTGATATTCCAACTACAAATATTTCTGCTATGGGTGCAATAGCCGAATATATTGATGAAAAAATTGATGAAAAACCTTTAATTGTTGCTCCTGATAAAGGAGCATATCCTTTTGCTCAGGAAATAGCTGAAATTCTTGATTGTGAATGCACTTATCTGTCTAAAGTTCGTCTTGGACCTGATAAGGTGGAAACTAGAATTGTTGATGTTGAAGGCAGTTCTGATGAAACAGTTAATGTGGATTCAGTTAAAGGTAAAAAGGCATTTATTATTGATGATATTATAGCTACCGGTGGAACTATTGTTAATGCAGTTAAAATATTAAAGGAATACGGTGCCAAATCAGTTGATGTTTGTTGTGTTCATCCGATTTTGGTAAATGGAGCTACTATGAGAATCTATGCAGCTGGTGCTAACAGTTTAATATCTACCAATAGTTTATCTGCAGACAGTTCTCGTGTTTCTCTTGCAAAAAGCATAGCGAATGTTTTGAGGGATTAAAGATGTTTGATAAAGATGCTATTAAAAAAGAACTTATTGAAGGATCTAATATAATTTTAAAAAGATATGATGAAGAGGATGTTGTTGATTCCATATCTGTTATGAATACAAAAGATCATGTTATTTTTTTAGGGTCTTTAAGAGTTTATAATGAAATGAATGTTAAAAATATTGAGAAAGCTTTAGAAAACTGTTTTGAAGACTACGGCAAAGTTAGCATAAGAAGTAGAAAAGTTGTTCCCTGCTGTTCCCTGCCCTATTTCCATATCAGTTTTCACATCAATGTTGATGAAGTAATTTAGAAAAGCATGAAAAAATTTAAACTAAACTCACCTTACAAGCCATTAGGTGATCAGCCAAAAGCCATTAATTCATTAGTTGATGGGATAAATAAGGGTGAAAAGGAACAGACTCTTTTAGGAGTTACAGGTTCCGGCAAAACTTTTACAATGGCTAATGTTATTGAAAAAGTTCAAAAACCTACCCTTGTCATCTCCCATAATAAAACATTAGCTGCACAGCTTTATGAGGAATTTAAAGAGTTTTTCCCAGACAATGCAGTTGAATATTTTGTCAGTTATTATGATTATTATCAGCCTGAGGCATATGTTCCAAGAACTGACACTTTCATTGATAAGGAATCATCTGTCAACGAAGAAATTGACATAATGAGACATTCTGCTACCCAATCACTTTTATCCCGTGATGACGTGATTGTAGTCAGCAGTGTCAGCTGTATTTATGGTATAGGTTCTCCGGAGGATTATGGGGAATTTGCATTTGGAATAGCTGTAGGGGACAATTATGACCGTTCAGATATTATTCGCAAACTTGTTTTCATGCAGTATGAAAGAAATGATATTGAATTTGCAAGAGGTCATTTTAGAGTACGCGGAGATGTAATTGAAATAAATCCTGTTCACGGCACTCCTCCTGTAAGAGTTGAGCTATTTGGTGATGAAATAGATGCAATCAGTTTAATTGATAAAGTCACAGGCAAAAAAACAGAAAGTTTAAAAAGATACATGATTTTCCCGGCAAAGCACTTTGTTGTCGGGCAGGATAAAATGGATACAGCAATCAGAAACATTTCTGATGAGCTGGATGAAAGATTAAATGAGTTTAATTTATCAAATAAGCTTCTGGAAGCTCAAAGATTGGAACAAAGAACACGTTTTGATATTGAAATGCTTCAGGAAATGGGATATTGTCCGGGTGTAGAAAATTATTCAATGCATCTGTCTGGAAGAAAATGGGGTGAAAAACCTTATTCATTATTAAAATACTTCCCTGAAGATTATCTGACTATTATTGATGAGTCTCATGTTACACTGCCTCAAATTCGTGGAATGTATAATGGAGACAGGGCACGTAAAGAGACTTTAGTAGAACATGGATTCAGATTACCTTCTGCTAAGGAAAACAGGCCATTGAGATTTGATGAATTTGAATCATCTATAAACCAAATCATTTATGTTTCAGCTACTCCAGGAGCTTATGAATTGTCAAGATCAAGTAATATTGTTGAGCAGATTATCCGTCCGACAGGTTTGGTTGATCCTGAAGTGATTATTCGTCCGGTTAAAGGTCAGGTTGAAGATTTGCTTGGCGAAGTTAAAAAAAGAGCTAAAAAAGATGAAAGAGTTTTAGTTACAACTTTAACCAAGAAAATGGCTGAAGATTTAACTGATTATTATGCAAAAATAGGTGTTAAAGTCAGATATATGCACTCTGAAATAGATACTTTAGAGAGAATTGACATCGTAGATGATTTAAGACGGGGAACATTTGATGTGCTGGTCGGTGTAAATTTACTTAGGGAAGGTCTTGATTTGCCGGAAGTTTCTTTAGTAGCTATTTTAGATGCAGATAAGGAAGGATTTTTAAGAAATGAAACTTCTTTAATTCAGACTATTGGAAGGGCTGCAAGAAATATCAACGGTCAGGTAATCATGTATGTTGATGAAATGACTGATTCCGTTAAAAATGCAACAGCTATTACAAGTAAAAGAAGAAAAATCCAAATCAAGTATAATGAAAAACATGGTATTGTTCCTAAAACTACTAAAAGGGCACTTAAGGATAAAAAAGTAGCTGAGGATTTGGATATTGAAGGAACGGATATTAGTAAAATACCTAAAGATGAATTACGTTTACTTATCAGTGATTTGGAAAATGACATGAAAGAAGCAGCAGCTAAACTTGATTTTGAAAGAGCAGCCAGTTTAAGAGATCAGATAGCTACTTTAAAAGGATTAAAAAAAGATTCTTCATAGAATAATTTAAAAATGGGAACTGTCCATTAATTTTAATTTTTGCATTTTATTTAATGGACAGCTAGAACTTATTTTTTTAGAAAGTTGTTTTTAGTGTTTTTAATATTTCGTCGGAGGTTTTTCCTTCGTTTTCAAGAGTTTTTATTGTGTTTTTCATATTTGTTTTTTCTTCTTGTTTTCCTTTTTGTTTTCCTTCTTGTCTAAGTTCTATTTCTCTGTTGTGTAGTTTTTCGTTTATGCTTTGTCATTTTAGGGTACTCATTGTTCTCACCTTTTCTAATGTTTCTGGGTTTTTTATGAATATTTCTGTTGTTAGCCAAAGTCCCCATGTTAATATTTTAGTTTGTTTGGTTGTTATTTTGGTAATTTTGCTAACATAACCACAGATTTCTTTAACTATTTCTTCAGAATTTTTGGTTGTGTTTAAAAATGGTATGAAAATTAAATCTAATATGTCAAAAGCTGTTAGTTTTTTGTTATTTTCTATTTTGATTTTAACATTTTTTAATCTTTGGTCTCAAGGATATTTTTTTAGAAAAATTATTCTTATTGGTGTATATTTATTTACTTTTCCAATCCAGCATTCTGTTTCTGATTTGTTTGGATTGCCTGTAGATATTATGATAGTATTTATGGGTTTTCCAGTTTCTTCATGTAATTCCATGTCGTAACGTCCAGTATGGGTAAGATTACCATGAGTTAAGTTACCGCTGTAATGTTCATAATGGATATATGAATCATCAACCATTTCATATACAAAATCCATTAATAAACCCTTAAAATTAGGTGTTATTAATTCTGTAGAATATACCTTTTTAATTTTTGTACAAGGCAATGGTTCATGTATTTCATCTGTTTCTTTTTCTAATGCTTCTAAATAATCAAAGAGGTCTTGACCATAATATTTTGCTAATCCTTTTATTAATTTATCCTGTTTTTGATAAATCATTTTTTCTCTCCTTAATTGTTTAGTATTCTATAAATCGATTTGATAAAATACACTAATACTTTCTATTGGCCACTATATAAGTTGTTAAGTTGTAAATAACTTAAATAAAATATTTTGAGTAAATTTAACACTTTTAAATCAATATTTCAATAGTTTTTATAATGGTGGTGTGGATACAGTTCCAAAATATTAAGTGGAAAAATGATTAGATATATTTATATATGTAGATGTCTAATATTTGTTTGATACATTACGAATGTTTTATTTTTCAAATGCTCTTAGATTAATATATTATATTGGGGCATTGGATAATTATTATTAAGGAGGGTACTATGACAAAAGACTCTAAAAAACAGATTATCATTAAAGGAGCTAAAGAACATAATTTGCAAAATATAGATTTAGCTATTCCTCGTGATGAATTTATTGTAATAACAGGATTAAGCGGGTCTGGTAAGTCTTCACTTGCTTTTGATACAATTTATGCTGAAGGACAGCGTAGATATGTTGAATCTCTCTCAGCTTATGCAAGACAATTTTTAGGGCAAATGAAAAAGCCTGAAATGGAATATATTGAAGGTTTGTCTCCTGCTATTTCAATAGACCAAAAAACCACAAAAGAAAACCCAAGATCTACAGTAGGAACTATTACTGAAATTTATGATTATCTTAGATTATTATTTGCAAGAATAGGGACACCCCACTGTCCAAAATGTGGAAAGGAAATATCTCACCAAACATTGGGCCAAATTGGAGACAGTATAATAGAAGAAGGGGAAGGTAAAAAAATACATATTTTAGCTCCGGTTGTTAGGGATAAAAAAGGCCAGCACAAGGATGTTTTGGATGATTTGAGAAACAAAGGATTTGTAAGGGCAAGAGTGGACGGTGAAGTTAGAGACCTTGAAGAAGATATTGACCTTCCGAAAACTTACAGACACAGCATTGAAGTAGTTGTAGACAGACTAAAAATAAGAAAGGATGTTGACTTTAAAAGAAGACTGGTTGATTCTCTAGAAACAGCTTCAGAGTTTGCAGACGGACTGATAAATGTACTATTTTCAGATGATGGCAGAGATTATGAGAAAAAATATTCAGAACACTTTGCCTGTGTAGACTGTGGAATAAACTTTGAAGAACTCACTCCAAGGATGTTTTCATTTAATGCACCTCAGGGAGCATGTCCTGAATGTAATGGTATTGGAGTTAAAATGGAAATCGATCCTGATTTAATTATTCCAAATAAAAATCTTACATTAAATGAAGGGGCAGTTACTCCTTGGGCAAAATCAAATAAAAAAGAAAATTATTATCATCAGATGCTGGAAGCAGTATCTAAACATTTTAACTTCAGCATGGACACTCCGTTTAATGAATTAACCAATGAACAGCAGGATATAATATTATATGGCTGTGACGATAAAATACCATTTTCATTTAAACGTAGAAATAAATCTTATCAAGTTAATCGTCAGTTTGAAGGTGTTATTCCGAGAATGGAACGTTTATACATTGAAACCAAATCAAATTACAGCAGGAAATACATTTCCAAATTCATGAGTGACAGAAAATGTCATGTATGTCATGGAAAAAGACTTCGTCCTGAGGTACTGGCTGTAACTGTTGGTGGAAAATCAATAGCTGACGTAGTGGAAATGTCAATTAAGGATTCATATCAGTTCTTCTTGAATTTGGAACTTACTGACAGAGAACAGTTCATAGCTAAAGAGGTTTTAAAAGAAATCAGACAAAGACTTAAATTCCTTGTCGATGTTGGGCTTGACTATTTATCAATGGCACGTTCATCAGGTACACTGTCTGGTGGTGAAGCTCAAAGAATCAGATTAGCTACTCAAATAGGCTCCGGATTAGTTGGTGTTCTATATATTTTAGATGAACCAAGTATTGGTCTTCATCAAAGAGATAATGTAAAACTTATTGAAACACTAAAGAGACTTAAAAACTTGGGAAATACTTTAATTGTTGTAGAACACGATGAAGAAACAATATTGTCTGCAGATTATGTTGTAGATATAGGTCCTGGAGCAGGAGAACACGGTGGAAAAGTAGTTGCCTGCGGAACTCCTGAAGAGATTATGGAGTCACATGAATCTGTTACCGGTCAGTATATTTCAAGACGTGAAACAATACCAATTCCACAAACACGCAGATCAGGAAATGATGAATCACTTATAATTAGGGGAGCCAGACAAAACAATCTTAAAAATATTGATGTTGAAATACCTTTAGGCAAGTTCACATGTGTTACAGGAGTAAGCGGGTCTGGTAAAAGCAGTCTGATTAATGAAATTTTATACAAAGGGTTAAGCGGAAAATTAAACAATAAATTTACCTTTGCAGGAGATTATGATAAAATTGAAGGTGTAAGCAACATTGATAAAATCATAGCTATTGACCAAAAACCGATAGGACGTACTCCAAGATCAAATCCTGCAACTTATACTGGAGTTTTCACGGATATTCGTGATTTATTTGCAGAAACTCCAGAAGCTAAAGCTAGGGGATATAAACCTGGCAGATTTAGTTTTAATGTAAAGGGAGGAAGATGTGAAGCATGTTCAGGTGACGGTATTGTGCAAATTGAAATGCACTTTTTAGCTGATGTATTTGTTCCATGTGAAGTGTGTGGCGGCAAAAGATACAATGAAGAGACTTTAGACATTCGTTACAAAGGTAAAAATATTTATGAAGTTTTGGAAATGACTGTTGAAGAAGCATTGGACTTTTTTGAACATATTCCGAAAATACATAAAAAACTTAAAACCTTGCTTGATGTAGGTTTGGGCTATATGAAAATAGGTCAGCCGGCTACTACTTTATCAGGTGGTGAAGCTCAAAGGATTAAATTAGCTAAAGAGCTTTCAAGGTCAAATACAGGTAACACATTATATATTTTGGATGAACCTACAACTGGTCTTCATTTTGCAGATATTAAGAGATTGTTGTCAGTTCTTGCCAGATTGACTGATGCGGGCAATTCAGTTGTTGTTATTGAACATAATTTGGATGTTATTAAAACAGCTGATTATATTATTGATTTGGGTCCTGAAGGTGGAGATGGTGGTGGAAAAGTAATAGCTACCGGAACTCCAGAAGAAATAGCCAAATCTGGAACATACACTGGTGAATTTTTACAAAAAATCCTTAGTGAAAATATCACACCTTATGCCAAACAGCTTGTTAAAGAGAAAATGAGCAAGTAAATTTTCTCTTTTTCAACAAAGTATTTAATAAAGTTATGACATATTAACTTTAAGTTCACTTTTTTAGAAGTAACTAATATTTAAGGTGAAATATTTTGAAATTTGTAGATTTTTTCTCAATTTTTATTCGCGGAATACTTATGGGTTCTGCAGATATTGTTCCTGGAGTTTCTGGAGGAACAATTGCATTAATCACAGGTATTTACGAACGTTTGGTACATTCAATAAGTACAATTAATTTTACTTTCATAAAACCATTACTTAAAGGAGATTTAAAGGGTTTTAAAGAAAGACTATTCTATGAAATTGACTTTAAATTTTTCATACCGTTATTATGTGGTATTGGACTTGCAATGTTAACATTAGCTAATGTTATTTCATATTGTATGGATGTATACACTGCTTTAACCTATTCATTCTTTTTAGGATTAATTATTGCTTCGTCATATGTGTTATACAGGCAAATGGATGAACTTACTCTCAAACATGTAATTTTTACTGTTATTGGGGCTGTTTTAGCATATATTTTTGTAAGTTTAAATCCGATAGCTATGAATCATACTTTGCCGATACTGTTTATTTC
This genomic stretch from Methanobrevibacter smithii ATCC 35061 harbors:
- the uvrA gene encoding excinuclease ABC subunit UvrA; translation: MTKDSKKQIIIKGAKEHNLQNIDLAIPRDEFIVITGLSGSGKSSLAFDTIYAEGQRRYVESLSAYARQFLGQMKKPEMEYIEGLSPAISIDQKTTKENPRSTVGTITEIYDYLRLLFARIGTPHCPKCGKEISHQTLGQIGDSIIEEGEGKKIHILAPVVRDKKGQHKDVLDDLRNKGFVRARVDGEVRDLEEDIDLPKTYRHSIEVVVDRLKIRKDVDFKRRLVDSLETASEFADGLINVLFSDDGRDYEKKYSEHFACVDCGINFEELTPRMFSFNAPQGACPECNGIGVKMEIDPDLIIPNKNLTLNEGAVTPWAKSNKKENYYHQMLEAVSKHFNFSMDTPFNELTNEQQDIILYGCDDKIPFSFKRRNKSYQVNRQFEGVIPRMERLYIETKSNYSRKYISKFMSDRKCHVCHGKRLRPEVLAVTVGGKSIADVVEMSIKDSYQFFLNLELTDREQFIAKEVLKEIRQRLKFLVDVGLDYLSMARSSGTLSGGEAQRIRLATQIGSGLVGVLYILDEPSIGLHQRDNVKLIETLKRLKNLGNTLIVVEHDEETILSADYVVDIGPGAGEHGGKVVACGTPEEIMESHESVTGQYISRRETIPIPQTRRSGNDESLIIRGARQNNLKNIDVEIPLGKFTCVTGVSGSGKSSLINEILYKGLSGKLNNKFTFAGDYDKIEGVSNIDKIIAIDQKPIGRTPRSNPATYTGVFTDIRDLFAETPEAKARGYKPGRFSFNVKGGRCEACSGDGIVQIEMHFLADVFVPCEVCGGKRYNEETLDIRYKGKNIYEVLEMTVEEALDFFEHIPKIHKKLKTLLDVGLGYMKIGQPATTLSGGEAQRIKLAKELSRSNTGNTLYILDEPTTGLHFADIKRLLSVLARLTDAGNSVVVIEHNLDVIKTADYIIDLGPEGGDGGGKVIATGTPEEIAKSGTYTGEFLQKILSENITPYAKQLVKEKMSK
- a CDS encoding DUF368 domain-containing protein: MGSADIVPGVSGGTIALITGIYERLVHSISTINFTFIKPLLKGDLKGFKERLFYEIDFKFFIPLLCGIGLAMLTLANVISYCMDVYTALTYSFFLGLIIASSYVLYRQMDELTLKHVIFTVIGAVLAYIFVSLNPIAMNHTLPILFISGLIAICAMILPGISGSFLLLLLGQYEYMLNALKTMSLSEIVVFCAGAFIGILGFSKVLNYLLEHHEGITMAFLIGVMIGTLKLPVVHIVNTTPLTFAALLPCIILAIIGFVIIVVMETKFDYIE
- the uvrB gene encoding excinuclease ABC subunit UvrB; the protein is MKKFKLNSPYKPLGDQPKAINSLVDGINKGEKEQTLLGVTGSGKTFTMANVIEKVQKPTLVISHNKTLAAQLYEEFKEFFPDNAVEYFVSYYDYYQPEAYVPRTDTFIDKESSVNEEIDIMRHSATQSLLSRDDVIVVSSVSCIYGIGSPEDYGEFAFGIAVGDNYDRSDIIRKLVFMQYERNDIEFARGHFRVRGDVIEINPVHGTPPVRVELFGDEIDAISLIDKVTGKKTESLKRYMIFPAKHFVVGQDKMDTAIRNISDELDERLNEFNLSNKLLEAQRLEQRTRFDIEMLQEMGYCPGVENYSMHLSGRKWGEKPYSLLKYFPEDYLTIIDESHVTLPQIRGMYNGDRARKETLVEHGFRLPSAKENRPLRFDEFESSINQIIYVSATPGAYELSRSSNIVEQIIRPTGLVDPEVIIRPVKGQVEDLLGEVKKRAKKDERVLVTTLTKKMAEDLTDYYAKIGVKVRYMHSEIDTLERIDIVDDLRRGTFDVLVGVNLLREGLDLPEVSLVAILDADKEGFLRNETSLIQTIGRAARNINGQVIMYVDEMTDSVKNATAITSKRRKIQIKYNEKHGIVPKTTKRALKDKKVAEDLDIEGTDISKIPKDELRLLISDLENDMKEAAAKLDFERAASLRDQIATLKGLKKDSS